From a region of the Terriglobales bacterium genome:
- a CDS encoding papain-like cysteine protease family protein, protein MNTTTPGKNDVFDGYVVEARYLVLAERAEEVTFREVVDRFVCQGTGNEFGFELPDIHQLALDKELRLAVRNRKGLEVFSKEFPLANVVRSEKPLDLPIDRIEAPPTRTAVTLHGRLVWKGDTQKTDGFEGFKVTADFKAQADDDDQTYVAQSAAATLGAGTNKFSTALPAEEELKKDEPIPVTVTYPDGHSTSGGSFNAERLREDVVLEVVPPQAIVVKTDARVEETKPERIKGKVVDLEGKHQIRNKQVILWGKRDGAARPILVAVTDGYGNFSGDRPKDELEAALGTVAGTLNATVEMGVPMELEGVAEEEHPTGKLPKFVYLVVKLPQRYTEDDDACGCDGTKVPRQPDPEDLVKNSGAYSQDIGLNCVNFTTPNRTLEEFSYTMVVRTTDPAIKGTTLSDIEKRTERERTVREMAAEASVSEILPTLSSRVLAKSIPATTRSAQPVLSSLNIAAAATKFALPTYWKDVFKTVPGRGELNASNSIDWDSTPTFYQAATIAHGHVLHFKQIWKADGYSLGDLVYSLPLAPGQKKQVVIFDWDRTEYGRRDEDTHEDEALNSYLSHNRDILDITRGSLAEHMTGGSRASTSGVSGGLGVGIGAMFSSVMVGVAGGFSASSGSASSSAWQDSSRDVAATGMNQLRDMVQQGASAVRNQRSTVVQTARQTERFRVETEVVANHNHCHAITLQYFEVLRHYAIEQKLTHVQECLFIPLLMSEFDEAKVVRWKDQLRPALRDPNPRNVFILSTGGISYRNKPLADGFDAIERRQNNYAGTDFPTTTYAAEEVLDLSGDLYISLTLNRPKDKDDANADYPLIDADWALYTMFTGWTTAFIFNNYFAKRAQQERDRIFEETIAPKIAEGFIDTLKFLAIDKDGNPHSIDLDTTLISRYQRDATLYVSVRPKQGKLGITREQISKLVIYTNYDISASANSRIIVRRGTFRYRTAHFDGVLYRNDAINNDLKSTSIAFPGGTITIPTDNVTLYTPLSTEELRNPRKEDEELSKKLRTHLNSNIEYYHKAIWYRMDPDRRYMLLDGFIAPNSNGKSVASVVENRVIGIAGNCLIMPVAPGYKLDPTYEYESELDDNGEPRRDERGNIIYKPTNLLDHYQPLTPIPPFRVSVPTRGVFGESIMGACNSCEKKDETRFWRWEESPNPDEPTPINPIQTAPPQRTEPQGLQPTAFPTPMINLQNAPQAPEPGATLAGALGLLGKSDLFPNITGLDQNQKNALQAMLSNQESAKHYADKAAELAKQAANLKSGDSTVESIKKSMDDGTLDKDTGKKLIEDVYRAQISGKPSSDAAASTANNSALSKAAAESVQAGREVKASVTHPDGTSTSVEQKSPAAATGGKVPDKVNFVLPENIPVMKQPSDMSCWATVATMMVNWKEQPATPYTIEEVLTRAGQEYLQKFKNGAGLARSEKLAFLSALGMAPDEGNFQSNNYDYYLEKLKAYGPLWVTVDVSDTELAAHAKIIRGIRGDGTPTGTSLLIIDPNGGKTYEETFQQFTKEYEDVVRETPAGADLFIQIVRFGDQRAVDEEGRSQPQQRRQLINAFIPNDDKTVVVNMIEYPFDPGNFRNYKNWKTDPKVQHNDIWNDKQLRQVDKINQIAIHETGSEGEGAFMKPYTAHLAVLRNGNIVQFNDLVEMEYHISAFNDHSIGIEFANLSWVPDAKATAATLQDKYKDEDKYLAVFWGEGRNVYTLPSVTQLDRLVELLTWLVSFNSPPDPFNPRPHFDQMWHQLVSYDDVSGVWDFPAASIPATAADKAKKRYFIMTFGHRYLTPDNFLDTSGIICHATVARNAAYFTACDHVDGALPSLYACLRMVKNKNSSAAYDLMKDLMKNKFLKVKTIQTVPIRATNSQCAEIIENNAPKIVNNIKRDVVLVDLDGI, encoded by the coding sequence TTGAACACGACAACCCCTGGAAAGAACGATGTGTTCGACGGGTACGTAGTTGAGGCGCGTTATTTGGTGTTGGCCGAGCGTGCTGAGGAAGTAACTTTCCGCGAAGTGGTGGATCGATTCGTCTGCCAGGGCACAGGCAACGAGTTCGGCTTCGAGCTGCCGGATATTCACCAGCTCGCGTTGGATAAGGAGCTCAGGCTTGCGGTTCGCAACCGCAAAGGGCTCGAGGTGTTCAGTAAAGAATTCCCACTTGCGAATGTGGTTCGCTCGGAGAAGCCGCTGGACCTTCCCATCGACCGCATCGAAGCTCCACCCACGCGAACAGCCGTCACGTTACATGGCCGCTTGGTTTGGAAGGGAGATACACAAAAGACGGACGGCTTCGAGGGATTCAAGGTCACGGCCGACTTCAAGGCGCAGGCAGACGATGACGACCAGACTTACGTAGCACAGTCAGCAGCGGCGACGTTAGGCGCCGGCACGAACAAGTTCTCGACGGCCCTGCCAGCCGAGGAAGAGCTGAAGAAAGACGAACCGATCCCGGTGACGGTGACGTACCCGGATGGACACAGCACTTCGGGCGGCAGTTTCAATGCGGAGCGGCTGCGTGAAGATGTGGTGCTGGAGGTTGTGCCTCCTCAAGCAATCGTCGTAAAGACCGACGCGCGAGTAGAGGAAACCAAACCGGAACGCATTAAGGGCAAGGTAGTCGACCTGGAAGGGAAGCACCAGATCAGGAACAAGCAGGTAATCCTCTGGGGCAAACGGGACGGCGCCGCGCGGCCCATTCTTGTGGCCGTCACCGACGGGTACGGAAACTTCTCTGGCGATCGACCGAAAGACGAGCTCGAAGCTGCGCTAGGCACCGTCGCCGGGACGCTCAACGCTACGGTGGAAATGGGCGTGCCGATGGAACTGGAGGGCGTCGCCGAAGAAGAGCACCCGACCGGCAAGCTGCCCAAGTTCGTGTACCTGGTGGTGAAACTGCCGCAGCGTTATACCGAAGATGACGATGCATGTGGGTGCGATGGCACCAAGGTCCCGCGCCAGCCGGATCCTGAAGACCTGGTGAAGAACTCCGGCGCCTACTCGCAAGACATTGGATTGAATTGCGTGAACTTCACCACGCCGAACCGCACGCTGGAGGAGTTCAGCTACACCATGGTAGTGCGGACCACCGATCCCGCCATTAAAGGAACGACACTCTCCGATATCGAAAAGCGTACCGAGCGCGAACGAACCGTTCGGGAAATGGCAGCAGAGGCTTCGGTTTCAGAGATTCTTCCAACCTTGTCCTCCAGGGTGCTGGCCAAGAGCATACCCGCGACCACGCGCTCGGCTCAGCCTGTTCTAAGTTCGCTCAATATCGCCGCCGCGGCTACGAAGTTTGCATTGCCCACTTACTGGAAGGATGTGTTCAAGACCGTACCGGGTCGTGGCGAACTCAACGCCAGCAATTCGATCGACTGGGACAGCACGCCCACCTTCTACCAGGCGGCAACGATCGCGCATGGCCACGTACTGCATTTCAAGCAGATCTGGAAAGCCGACGGCTACTCACTGGGAGACCTGGTCTACAGTCTTCCGCTTGCGCCCGGCCAGAAGAAGCAGGTCGTGATTTTCGATTGGGATCGAACCGAGTACGGCAGGAGAGACGAGGACACTCATGAAGATGAGGCCCTGAACTCGTACCTCAGCCACAACCGCGATATCCTGGACATCACTCGCGGCAGTCTGGCGGAACACATGACCGGCGGCAGTCGCGCTTCAACCTCCGGCGTTTCCGGAGGCCTGGGTGTGGGAATCGGAGCGATGTTCAGCTCGGTGATGGTGGGTGTGGCGGGAGGATTTTCTGCCTCCAGCGGATCGGCTTCCTCGTCGGCGTGGCAGGACTCCAGCCGGGACGTGGCCGCCACTGGGATGAACCAGTTGCGCGACATGGTGCAGCAAGGCGCATCGGCGGTTCGCAACCAGCGAAGCACCGTCGTACAGACTGCACGCCAGACAGAACGCTTTCGAGTCGAAACCGAAGTTGTTGCCAACCACAATCACTGTCATGCGATTACGTTGCAGTACTTCGAAGTCCTGCGCCACTACGCCATCGAGCAGAAGCTTACGCACGTGCAGGAGTGCTTGTTTATCCCACTGCTGATGTCGGAGTTCGATGAGGCCAAGGTGGTGCGATGGAAAGACCAGCTTCGGCCTGCGCTGCGAGATCCCAACCCGCGTAACGTGTTCATCCTTTCCACTGGCGGCATTTCCTATCGCAATAAGCCGCTGGCGGATGGCTTCGATGCAATCGAACGCCGTCAGAACAACTACGCTGGTACCGATTTTCCAACTACGACCTACGCCGCCGAAGAGGTCCTGGACCTCTCGGGAGACCTCTATATCTCGCTCACTCTGAATCGGCCGAAGGATAAGGACGACGCCAACGCCGATTACCCGCTCATCGATGCAGACTGGGCTTTGTACACGATGTTCACCGGGTGGACGACCGCGTTCATCTTCAACAATTATTTCGCGAAGCGTGCCCAGCAGGAACGAGACCGCATTTTTGAAGAGACCATCGCCCCCAAAATCGCCGAAGGCTTCATCGATACATTGAAGTTCCTGGCCATCGATAAAGACGGCAACCCGCATTCCATAGACCTGGATACAACTCTGATCTCGCGCTATCAGCGTGACGCCACCTTGTATGTTTCCGTCAGGCCGAAACAGGGCAAGCTCGGCATAACTCGGGAACAGATCTCGAAGCTGGTGATCTACACCAACTACGACATTTCCGCCTCCGCCAACTCACGCATCATCGTTCGTCGAGGTACCTTCCGCTATCGGACTGCCCACTTCGACGGTGTGCTTTATCGCAATGACGCCATCAACAACGATTTGAAGAGTACTTCGATCGCGTTCCCCGGCGGGACAATCACCATCCCGACCGACAACGTCACCCTGTACACACCCCTGAGTACGGAAGAACTGCGCAATCCCAGGAAAGAGGATGAAGAGCTTAGCAAGAAGTTGCGCACTCATCTCAACAGCAACATCGAGTACTACCACAAGGCCATTTGGTACCGAATGGATCCGGATCGTCGTTACATGCTGTTGGACGGGTTTATTGCCCCCAACTCAAACGGTAAGAGCGTGGCGTCCGTAGTGGAGAACCGTGTAATTGGTATCGCAGGAAACTGCCTTATCATGCCGGTCGCTCCCGGCTACAAGCTTGATCCTACCTATGAGTACGAGTCCGAGCTCGACGACAACGGCGAGCCTCGCCGCGATGAACGCGGCAACATCATCTATAAGCCCACCAACCTGCTGGACCACTACCAACCGCTGACTCCGATTCCTCCTTTCCGCGTCAGTGTCCCCACTCGTGGAGTGTTTGGCGAGTCGATCATGGGCGCCTGCAATTCGTGCGAAAAGAAGGACGAAACGCGCTTCTGGCGCTGGGAAGAGTCTCCGAATCCCGACGAGCCGACTCCGATCAATCCGATTCAAACCGCCCCACCGCAGCGCACCGAGCCGCAGGGGCTTCAGCCGACAGCTTTCCCAACCCCGATGATCAACCTGCAGAACGCTCCGCAGGCGCCTGAACCGGGAGCAACATTGGCCGGCGCTCTCGGCTTGCTGGGCAAGTCTGACCTGTTCCCGAACATCACTGGCCTGGACCAGAACCAGAAGAATGCTCTGCAGGCGATGCTTTCCAACCAGGAGAGCGCGAAGCACTACGCCGACAAAGCCGCAGAACTGGCCAAACAGGCTGCCAACCTGAAGAGTGGTGATTCCACCGTCGAGAGCATTAAGAAATCGATGGATGACGGCACCCTTGATAAAGACACCGGCAAGAAACTTATCGAGGATGTGTATCGCGCTCAGATCAGTGGCAAGCCTAGCTCGGATGCAGCGGCCTCTACAGCCAACAATTCTGCTCTTAGCAAGGCAGCCGCAGAGTCGGTTCAAGCTGGACGCGAGGTGAAAGCCTCCGTAACGCATCCAGATGGAACCAGCACAAGCGTCGAGCAGAAATCGCCAGCGGCAGCTACGGGTGGCAAGGTCCCGGACAAAGTCAATTTCGTTTTGCCCGAGAACATCCCCGTCATGAAACAACCCAGCGATATGTCCTGCTGGGCAACCGTCGCCACCATGATGGTCAACTGGAAGGAGCAACCTGCAACTCCTTACACCATTGAGGAAGTCCTAACCCGGGCTGGCCAAGAATACCTGCAGAAATTCAAGAACGGTGCTGGGCTGGCGCGATCTGAGAAGTTGGCGTTCCTCAGCGCTCTTGGCATGGCTCCGGATGAGGGCAATTTCCAAAGCAACAACTACGACTACTACCTCGAAAAGCTCAAAGCCTACGGGCCACTTTGGGTGACAGTCGACGTGTCCGACACTGAACTTGCCGCCCACGCAAAAATCATCCGCGGCATACGCGGTGACGGCACACCCACAGGAACCTCGCTGTTGATCATTGATCCCAACGGAGGGAAGACCTATGAGGAAACCTTCCAGCAATTCACCAAGGAGTACGAGGACGTCGTTCGCGAAACTCCTGCTGGAGCCGACCTCTTCATCCAGATCGTTCGGTTCGGTGATCAGCGTGCCGTCGATGAAGAGGGGAGATCTCAACCTCAACAACGCCGCCAACTGATCAACGCCTTCATCCCGAATGATGACAAGACCGTTGTCGTGAATATGATCGAATACCCATTCGATCCGGGTAACTTCAGGAACTACAAGAACTGGAAGACAGATCCCAAGGTTCAGCACAACGACATCTGGAACGACAAGCAACTCAGGCAGGTCGACAAAATCAATCAGATCGCCATACACGAAACAGGATCTGAAGGTGAAGGCGCTTTCATGAAGCCGTACACTGCGCACCTCGCGGTTCTGCGCAACGGCAACATCGTTCAGTTCAACGACCTGGTCGAGATGGAGTACCACATCTCTGCATTCAACGATCACTCGATCGGAATCGAATTCGCGAACCTTTCCTGGGTTCCCGACGCCAAGGCCACAGCGGCAACGCTACAGGACAAGTACAAAGATGAAGACAAATACCTGGCAGTGTTCTGGGGAGAAGGCCGAAACGTTTACACCCTTCCAAGCGTGACTCAGCTCGACAGGCTAGTCGAGTTGCTAACGTGGCTTGTCAGTTTCAATTCTCCTCCAGATCCGTTCAATCCCCGCCCGCACTTCGATCAGATGTGGCATCAACTCGTCTCTTACGACGACGTAAGCGGCGTATGGGATTTTCCGGCCGCCAGCATCCCGGCCACAGCTGCCGATAAGGCGAAGAAGCGTTACTTCATCATGACCTTCGGTCACCGCTATCTGACGCCGGACAATTTCCTCGATACATCCGGCATCATTTGCCACGCCACGGTAGCGAGGAATGCGGCCTACTTCACGGCGTGTGATCACGTAGATGGAGCGCTGCCATCGCTGTACGCATGCCTTCGTATGGTTAAAAACAAAAACTCATCCGCGGCCTACGATTTGATGAAGGACCTGATGAAAAACAAGTTCCTGAAAGTGAAAACCATTCAGACGGTTCCTATCCGGGCCACCAACAGTCAATGTGCGGAAATCATCGAGAACAATGCGCCCAAGATCGTGAACAACATAAAGCGCGACGTTGTCCTCGTCGATTTGGATGGGATTTAA
- a CDS encoding site-specific integrase — translation MRFIEMPGASSVELPPSIRTRSGVLFNPQDTLWSYRDGVNLIRLNFDQIHAPLRICQSLKLVLAWYAENQSPSHLGNLFDRFRHFVSKIRLTSDTISSSDLINYRATLDRQTEWYLGSLSGLLKRWHRMSFPGVSDDAAKYLRSIRIRGNPKGVAVRTMDPEQGRFTDVEFEAIRTALNQAHELHSIDQEDYVLTLLFMALGPRPIQYAAMKVCDITSLSTGSGTTYVIAVPRAKKREQDGRSSFKKRTLTPAIGKLVLEHAVEVRNRFASLLQDPQQAPLFPAKRRLKRESPGFEYHRTAGSLSEWFQVTMDRLMVRSERTGKSMNINATRFRRTLACRAADEGHGELVIAELLDHTDTQNAGVYVEATPGMMERIDRAVALKLAPLAQAFAGVIITDESQARRSGDPSSRIRDPRLDPKPVGNCGEYGFCGLMAPIACYTCRSFEPWLDGPHEAVLDHLIKERERLYSSSDRRIASIDDRTILAVAEVVRRCADITGGKQEHPNE, via the coding sequence ATGAGATTCATTGAGATGCCTGGGGCCAGCAGCGTTGAGCTGCCCCCTTCAATTAGGACGCGCAGCGGAGTGCTTTTCAATCCGCAAGACACCCTCTGGAGCTATCGTGACGGCGTGAATTTGATCAGGCTCAACTTCGATCAGATCCACGCACCCCTGAGAATCTGCCAATCGTTGAAGCTGGTTCTCGCGTGGTACGCAGAGAACCAATCCCCAAGTCATCTCGGCAACCTCTTTGATCGGTTCAGACACTTTGTGTCAAAGATCAGGCTGACGAGCGACACGATCTCAAGTTCCGACCTGATCAACTATCGTGCGACGCTCGATCGGCAAACCGAGTGGTATCTGGGCAGCCTTTCTGGGCTGCTAAAACGTTGGCATCGCATGTCTTTTCCGGGCGTCAGCGATGACGCCGCAAAGTACCTGCGCAGCATAAGAATTAGGGGTAATCCCAAGGGCGTTGCGGTCAGGACCATGGATCCCGAACAGGGCAGATTTACGGACGTGGAGTTCGAGGCGATTAGAACCGCTTTGAATCAAGCGCACGAGCTTCATTCGATTGATCAGGAAGACTACGTACTCACGTTGCTGTTCATGGCATTAGGACCTCGTCCCATTCAATACGCGGCGATGAAGGTGTGCGATATCACTTCTCTCTCAACGGGCAGCGGAACGACATACGTAATCGCGGTCCCACGCGCCAAGAAGCGGGAACAAGATGGACGATCCAGCTTCAAGAAGAGGACGCTGACGCCAGCCATCGGCAAATTAGTACTGGAACACGCGGTGGAGGTGCGAAATCGATTCGCGTCACTGCTACAGGATCCGCAACAAGCCCCTCTTTTCCCGGCAAAGCGGCGGCTAAAGAGAGAATCCCCTGGTTTCGAATACCACCGGACAGCTGGTTCGCTTAGCGAGTGGTTTCAGGTGACGATGGATCGTTTGATGGTGCGATCCGAACGGACGGGGAAGTCGATGAACATCAATGCAACTCGCTTCCGCCGAACCTTGGCGTGTCGCGCAGCAGACGAAGGGCACGGGGAACTGGTCATCGCCGAACTCTTGGACCACACCGACACTCAGAATGCCGGCGTTTATGTGGAAGCCACTCCCGGCATGATGGAAAGAATCGACCGGGCGGTTGCGTTGAAGCTTGCGCCTCTGGCGCAAGCGTTCGCTGGCGTGATCATTACTGACGAATCACAGGCGCGTCGTTCTGGAGATCCGAGCAGTCGAATCCGCGATCCCCGGCTTGATCCCAAACCGGTTGGCAACTGTGGTGAATACGGCTTCTGCGGACTCATGGCACCGATCGCCTGCTATACATGCCGGAGCTTCGAACCTTGGCTCGATGGTCCTCACGAGGCAGTTTTGGATCACCTGATCAAGGAACGCGAGCGGCTGTACTCATCATCCGACAGGCGAATTGCCAGTATCGACGACCGAACGATCCTCGCTGTTGCTGAGGTGGTGAGAAGATGCGCCGACATTACGGGCGGAAAGCAGGAACATCCCAATGAGTAG
- a CDS encoding single-stranded DNA-binding protein, giving the protein MAKSVNKVILLGNLGKDPEVRYTPQGTAVATMTIATNERFKDKDGNWQDRTEWHRVVAWQRLAEIAGEYLKKGRSVYIEGKLQTRSWEDKNTHEKKYSTEIVANDLVLLGGGQGQGGGEEGGSRSRGASAGGMNQGAPDYENATQITDEDIPF; this is encoded by the coding sequence ATGGCAAAAAGCGTTAATAAAGTCATTCTTCTTGGCAATCTGGGTAAGGACCCCGAGGTCCGGTATACACCGCAAGGAACCGCCGTTGCGACGATGACCATCGCGACCAATGAACGGTTCAAGGATAAGGACGGCAACTGGCAGGACCGCACCGAATGGCACCGCGTGGTGGCATGGCAGCGGCTGGCGGAGATCGCCGGGGAGTATCTGAAGAAGGGGCGGTCGGTCTACATCGAAGGGAAGCTGCAAACCCGTTCGTGGGAAGACAAGAACACCCATGAGAAGAAGTACTCCACCGAGATCGTGGCCAATGACCTGGTGCTGCTTGGTGGCGGTCAAGGTCAGGGCGGTGGTGAAGAAGGCGGATCGCGTTCGCGTGGTGCGTCGGCTGGCGGCATGAACCAGGGCGCGCCCGATTACGAGAACGCAACGCAGATAACGGATGAGGATATTCCGTTCTAG
- a CDS encoding site-specific integrase codes for MQADVNNMGKYHLKTIILRSGERLPMLLTDSGVPLYGPTVFSVAEVRNRHRASNTIVNALGALSVFQTFLDEHGIDLLARLDEGSLLELGEIEGLVRTCRMDLSASSPQKALVTSQVCASRLRTICKYIEWTVKGKLLEREYRHSQLLQQRGKIAVDTIRARIPPATAQLDAREGLAPETVQRVMDIVRPDSPENPWRTEHARVRNHLIWILLYQLGIRGGEFLGIRNQHINFRKGTLMIMRQADSIDDPRPRQPNAKTLARELALSEQLQKQVSDYILHYRRKLKNASKHDFLLVSESGSPLSYAALNKVFAVLRQKHPELPRNLTGHVLRHTWNDVFSEYADGHKIDEESEKRIRAYQMGWKPTSNSAAIYTRRTVRKKAQQVSLSLQSVLVPEGNNS; via the coding sequence ATGCAAGCGGACGTAAACAACATGGGCAAATACCACCTGAAAACCATCATTCTGAGGTCCGGAGAGCGCCTTCCAATGCTCCTCACCGACTCAGGCGTTCCGCTGTACGGACCGACTGTTTTCTCCGTGGCTGAGGTCCGGAACCGACACCGCGCCTCCAACACCATCGTCAATGCCCTTGGCGCACTGTCGGTGTTCCAGACCTTCCTGGATGAACATGGGATCGATCTGCTGGCTCGATTGGACGAGGGCAGTTTGCTCGAACTGGGAGAGATCGAGGGTCTCGTTCGGACCTGTCGAATGGACTTGTCGGCCAGCAGCCCGCAGAAGGCGTTGGTTACCTCCCAGGTCTGCGCATCAAGACTCAGAACCATCTGCAAATACATCGAATGGACGGTTAAAGGAAAGCTACTGGAGAGGGAGTATCGTCACTCCCAGTTACTTCAACAGCGGGGCAAGATCGCAGTGGATACGATCCGTGCTCGGATCCCTCCGGCTACTGCGCAACTTGATGCGCGGGAAGGACTGGCTCCCGAAACCGTCCAACGTGTGATGGACATTGTACGGCCAGATTCCCCGGAGAATCCGTGGAGAACAGAGCATGCGCGTGTAAGAAATCACCTCATCTGGATTCTTCTATATCAGCTCGGAATCCGAGGTGGAGAGTTCCTCGGCATCAGGAATCAACACATCAACTTTAGAAAGGGCACGTTGATGATCATGCGGCAAGCCGATTCCATTGATGATCCGCGTCCTCGGCAACCGAACGCAAAGACACTAGCTCGCGAACTCGCATTATCGGAGCAACTACAGAAGCAGGTCAGTGATTACATTCTCCATTACCGGCGCAAGCTGAAGAACGCAAGCAAGCATGACTTTCTCCTGGTCTCGGAGTCCGGATCACCCCTGTCATATGCAGCTCTTAACAAGGTATTCGCGGTGCTTCGCCAGAAGCACCCGGAACTGCCTCGCAATCTAACGGGACACGTGCTGCGACACACATGGAACGATGTGTTCTCCGAATACGCGGACGGGCACAAGATCGACGAGGAGTCCGAGAAGAGAATCCGCGCCTACCAGATGGGATGGAAGCCTACGTCTAATTCCGCGGCGATATACACGCGACGAACGGTACGGAAGAAGGCGCAGCAGGTTTCACTGTCCCTTCAATCGGTGCTTGTACCTGAAGGAAACAATTCATGA